Proteins co-encoded in one Neoarius graeffei isolate fNeoGra1 chromosome 11, fNeoGra1.pri, whole genome shotgun sequence genomic window:
- the c11h8orf74 gene encoding uncharacterized protein C8orf74 homolog — MDALKTVIQEAAKLKRDEGIMRLSSCFQWREFEGDDQKQYIHQEFVYENVMYSVQRGLPWTAVAQIANLSKELLPEFRGLERSEVLSLIQTRLSQFDQRLPPCHHATMYDFMVQNYIRHQCLYQAFLKGELNPKCMYSHLDIHVPPRPLPLSEGTELEVWEKQQALKKLTAAETVKLAEIQRLKKQAEVQIMEKLQVSLSDLSLEDRLEKQALESMVRSFLQSEVGMIKEILIKEITAVQELLEIRWRQTALHGTGPSSDASDFSQKESTSGSTKTKKK, encoded by the exons ATGGACGCGTTAAAGACCGTCATACAGGAGGCAGCGAAGCTCAAG AGGGATGAAGGCATAATGCGCCTgagcagctgttttcagtggagaGAGTTTGAAGGCGACGACCAGAAGCAGTATATACACCAAGAATTTGTGTATGAGAATGTGATGTACTCAGTACAGCGTGGGCTTCCATGGACTGCAGTGGCCCAAATAGCAAATCTGAGTAAAGAGCTCCTCCCTGAGTTTAGAG GTTTGGAGAGATCTGAAGTACTGTCTTTGATCCAGACACGACTGTCACAGTTTGATCAACGACTGCCTCCCTGTCATCACGCCACCATGTATGACTTCATGGTGCAGAACTATATCCGTCATCAGTGCCTCTATCAAGCGTTTTTAAAAGGAGAGCTGAACCCTAAGTGCATGTACTCTCACCTTGATATTCATGTTCCACCACGTCCACTACCACTATCTGAGGGAACAGAGTTGGAAGTCTGGGAGAAGCAGCAGGCTTTGAAAAAACTAACAGCAGCCGAGACAGTGAAGCTTGCAGAAATCCAAAGACTGAAAAAACAGGCTGAGGTACAAATAATGGAGAAGCTGCAAGTCAGTCTCAGTGACCTTTCACTGGAGGACAGACTAGAAAAACAG GCACTGGAAAGCATGGTTCGCTCCTTTCTGCAGTCAGAAGTAGGCATGATAAAGGAGATTTTAATAAAGGAAATCACAGCTGTACAAGAGCTGCTGGAAATAAGATGGAGGCAGACAGCTCTACATGGAACAGGACCTTCTTCAGATGCATCAGACTTCTCACAAAAAGAATCTACATCTGGCTCCACAAAAACGAAAAAGAAATGA